In Thermomonas paludicola, the following are encoded in one genomic region:
- a CDS encoding methyl-accepting chemotaxis protein, whose product MRNIGAGMTSIVARTALVLGIVATLCFAGAAWMIQKKAAQVQEATALDELEQLARAEAAKVRGSTTETLSRVRGLADATQAIMVRGNGERGEASALVRRFAESDPAVLGYWLELEPNGFDGQDAKFARSWPNGEPDADGLKAFVATLQPGQQVSTDAGRMSVYWTRSAAGEVSLQDAVGGGNDLKVEGPDAEKYYAAVRERGDELMFEPYSDDVSGKQVLMTSLMVPLKLDGRFRGVAGADISLDAIQASLAKVRPYQRGVVRLLSPKGLVLAAPEKELLGKPWKQNLDAVLAAVAEGKTVRQREFGAVVGSEVFRVYVPVTVGHAPDAFVLMVSAPVDTVMAGVAQVRNRALLVGALSVLVLVLVVAVLLRTLVGAPLRGIVQGVNAVAGGQLDYPIAAGGDDEVGQVSRALRKMQTDLKARLDTERKIAAENLRVRIALDNAGTAMLIADADGHVAYANPAMRNLLGLHRQILARHLPRANLKQLEGQPLALLQPSSSTDLGRIEAIEQRELVFGNAVFVQTAAPVISPAGERLGVVVEWRDRSQEVAVESEVGAVIEAAAAGDLSRRIDLAGKNGFFLHLAEGVDSMLDTNAATIADVQRVLGALAEGDLTQRITADYHGVFGRMRDDTNATVEHLTETMQRVRRAVDSIHSAAREIAAGNSDLSTRSEQQAASLEETAASMEELTSTVKNNAESSNQARQLATGAADIASRGGKAVDQVIEQMTGITAASRQIENIIGVIDGIAFQTNILALNAAVEAARAGEQGRGFAVVASEVRSLAQRSAEAAKEIKGLIGSSAQRVDQGAAMVAVAGNTMREIVESVRRVSDLMAEISAASQEQSSGIEQVNQTITHMDGVTQQNAAMVEQATAAAHSLQEQADDLAAAVAVFRMQ is encoded by the coding sequence ATGCGCAATATCGGGGCAGGAATGACGTCGATCGTGGCGCGCACGGCGCTGGTGCTTGGCATCGTTGCCACGCTGTGCTTCGCCGGGGCCGCCTGGATGATCCAGAAGAAGGCGGCGCAGGTGCAGGAAGCCACCGCACTGGACGAACTGGAACAGCTGGCGCGGGCCGAAGCCGCCAAGGTGCGCGGCTCCACCACCGAGACCCTGTCGCGCGTGCGCGGCCTGGCCGACGCCACCCAGGCGATCATGGTCCGTGGCAACGGCGAGCGTGGCGAGGCCTCTGCGCTGGTGCGCCGTTTTGCCGAATCCGACCCGGCGGTGTTGGGCTACTGGCTGGAACTGGAGCCCAACGGGTTCGACGGACAGGATGCCAAATTCGCGCGCAGCTGGCCCAACGGCGAGCCCGACGCCGACGGACTGAAAGCCTTCGTCGCCACGCTGCAACCGGGGCAACAAGTCAGCACCGACGCCGGCCGGATGTCGGTGTACTGGACCCGTTCTGCTGCAGGCGAAGTCTCGCTGCAGGATGCGGTGGGCGGCGGAAACGATCTCAAGGTCGAAGGCCCGGACGCCGAAAAATATTACGCTGCGGTGCGTGAGCGCGGCGACGAGCTGATGTTCGAGCCCTATTCCGATGATGTTTCGGGCAAACAGGTGCTGATGACCAGCCTGATGGTGCCGCTCAAGCTGGACGGCCGTTTCCGCGGCGTGGCCGGCGCCGATATCAGCCTGGATGCGATCCAGGCCAGCCTGGCGAAAGTGCGCCCCTACCAGCGCGGCGTGGTGCGCCTGCTGTCGCCGAAGGGGCTGGTGCTGGCCGCGCCGGAAAAAGAATTGCTGGGCAAACCATGGAAGCAAAACCTGGACGCCGTGCTGGCGGCGGTGGCCGAAGGCAAGACCGTGCGCCAACGCGAGTTCGGCGCGGTGGTTGGCAGTGAGGTGTTCCGCGTCTATGTGCCGGTCACCGTGGGTCACGCGCCGGACGCCTTCGTGCTGATGGTATCGGCCCCGGTCGATACGGTGATGGCGGGCGTGGCGCAGGTACGCAACCGGGCGCTGCTGGTTGGCGCGCTCAGCGTGCTGGTGCTGGTGCTGGTGGTCGCGGTGCTGCTGCGCACACTGGTTGGCGCCCCCCTGCGCGGCATCGTGCAGGGCGTGAACGCGGTGGCCGGCGGGCAGCTGGATTACCCCATCGCCGCCGGTGGCGACGACGAAGTCGGCCAGGTGTCGCGCGCGCTGCGAAAGATGCAGACCGATCTGAAAGCGCGCCTGGACACCGAACGCAAGATTGCCGCCGAGAACCTGCGCGTGCGCATCGCCCTGGACAATGCCGGCACCGCGATGCTGATCGCGGACGCCGACGGTCACGTGGCTTACGCCAACCCGGCCATGCGCAACCTGCTCGGGCTGCACCGCCAAATCCTTGCGCGCCACCTGCCACGGGCCAACCTCAAGCAGCTGGAAGGCCAGCCGCTGGCACTGCTGCAGCCGTCCAGCAGCACGGATCTGGGCCGCATCGAGGCGATCGAACAGCGCGAGCTGGTGTTCGGCAATGCCGTCTTTGTGCAGACCGCCGCGCCCGTCATCTCCCCGGCCGGCGAACGCCTGGGCGTGGTGGTGGAGTGGCGCGATCGCAGCCAGGAAGTCGCGGTGGAATCGGAAGTCGGTGCGGTCATCGAGGCCGCCGCCGCCGGCGATTTGTCCAGACGCATCGATCTTGCCGGCAAGAACGGCTTCTTCCTCCACCTCGCCGAGGGCGTGGACAGCATGCTGGACACCAACGCCGCGACCATTGCCGACGTGCAGCGCGTGCTTGGTGCGCTGGCCGAAGGCGATCTCACCCAGCGCATCACCGCCGACTACCACGGCGTGTTCGGGCGCATGCGCGACGACACCAATGCGACCGTCGAGCACCTGACCGAAACCATGCAGCGCGTGCGCCGCGCGGTCGATTCCATCCACAGCGCAGCCCGCGAAATCGCTGCCGGCAACAGCGACCTGTCGACCCGCTCCGAACAGCAGGCTGCCAGCCTGGAGGAGACCGCTGCGTCGATGGAAGAATTGACCTCGACGGTCAAGAACAACGCCGAGTCCTCCAACCAGGCGCGCCAGCTCGCCACCGGCGCCGCCGACATCGCCTCACGCGGCGGCAAGGCGGTGGACCAGGTGATCGAGCAGATGACCGGCATCACTGCTGCATCTCGGCAGATTGAAAACATCATCGGGGTGATCGATGGCATCGCCTTCCAGACCAACATCCTGGCCCTGAACGCCGCGGTGGAAGCCGCGCGTGCAGGCGAACAGGGCCGCGGCTTCGCGGTGGTGGCCAGCGAGGTGCGCTCGCTGGCGCAACGCTCCGCCGAGGCGGCGAAGGAGATCAAGGGCCTGATCGGCAGCTCGGCGCAACGGGTGGACCAAGGCGCGGCAATGGTTGCGGTGGCCGGCAACACCATGCGCGAAATCGTGGAGTCGGTACGCCGGGTCAGCGACCTGATGGCGGAAATCTCGGCCGCCTCGCAGGAGCAGAGCAGCGGCATCGAGCAGGTCAACCAGACCATCACCCACATGGACGGCGTCACCCAGCAAAACGCGGCGATGGTGGAACAGGCCACGGCGGCCGCGCACTCGCTGCAGGAACAGGCCGACGACCTCGCCGCAGCGGTAGCCGTGTTCCGCATGCAATGA
- the ispH gene encoding 4-hydroxy-3-methylbut-2-enyl diphosphate reductase: MSVLLANPRGFCAGVDRAIEIVKRTLEIFGAPIYVRHEVVHNKFVVDDLKARGAVFVEELDEVPDGATVIFSAHGVSQAVRAEAKRRGLKVFDATCPLVTKVHLEVSRQSRSGRDMVLIGHAGHPEVEGTMGQWGQRGNDGEIHLVEDIEDVAALQLKQPGNCAYTTQTTLSVDDTREIIAALKLKFPAIQGPKHDDICYATQNRQDAVRELVRSGCEVVLVVGSPNSSNSNRLRELAQREGARAWLIDGADEIDPAWVAGGVRVGVTAGASAPEVLVQGVLARLQELGAANVRELHGDPENMIFALPKELRPLAD, translated from the coding sequence ATGAGCGTGCTGCTTGCCAACCCCCGCGGCTTCTGCGCCGGCGTCGATCGCGCCATCGAAATCGTCAAGCGGACCCTGGAGATTTTCGGTGCGCCGATCTACGTGCGCCATGAAGTGGTGCACAACAAATTCGTGGTCGATGACCTGAAGGCGCGCGGCGCGGTGTTCGTCGAGGAACTCGACGAAGTGCCGGACGGCGCCACCGTGATTTTCAGCGCCCACGGCGTGTCGCAGGCGGTCCGCGCCGAAGCCAAGCGCCGCGGCTTGAAGGTGTTCGATGCCACTTGCCCGCTGGTCACCAAGGTGCACCTGGAGGTCAGCCGGCAGAGCCGGAGCGGCCGCGACATGGTGCTGATCGGCCATGCCGGGCATCCCGAGGTGGAAGGCACCATGGGGCAGTGGGGCCAGCGTGGCAATGATGGCGAGATCCATCTGGTCGAGGACATCGAGGATGTCGCCGCGCTGCAGCTCAAGCAGCCCGGCAACTGCGCCTACACCACGCAGACCACGCTCAGCGTGGATGACACGCGCGAGATCATCGCCGCGCTCAAGCTGAAGTTCCCGGCCATCCAGGGGCCCAAGCACGACGATATCTGCTATGCCACCCAGAATCGCCAGGACGCCGTGCGCGAGCTGGTGCGCAGCGGCTGCGAAGTGGTGCTGGTGGTCGGTTCGCCGAACTCGTCCAATTCCAACCGCCTGCGCGAATTGGCACAGCGCGAAGGGGCGCGCGCCTGGCTGATCGACGGTGCCGATGAAATCGACCCGGCCTGGGTGGCGGGTGGCGTTCGGGTGGGCGTCACGGCCGGGGCTTCCGCCCCCGAAGTGCTGGTCCAGGGCGTGCTGGCCCGGTTGCAGGAACTCGGCGCCGCCAATGTGCGCGAACTGCACGGCGATCCGGAAAACATGATCTTTGCCCTGCCAAAAGAGCTTCGCCCGCTGGCGGACTGA
- the lspA gene encoding signal peptidase II, with protein sequence MASAKPNALPWLGASALVLALDQWSKAWVLKSLPEYAAVPVIDGFWNWYRTYNTGAAFSFLADAGGWQKWFFVVLAFAISGLMAWMLARTPRGDWRQALPLSLVIGGALGNVVDRFLHGHVVDFIQWHVGEHYWPAFNIADSAVLGGAIGIGLFGLLAGKPARKEG encoded by the coding sequence ATGGCGTCCGCGAAGCCGAATGCACTGCCGTGGTTGGGCGCCTCGGCGCTGGTGCTCGCGCTGGACCAATGGTCGAAAGCCTGGGTGCTCAAGTCACTGCCCGAGTACGCCGCCGTCCCGGTGATCGACGGATTCTGGAACTGGTATCGCACCTACAACACCGGCGCGGCGTTCAGCTTCCTGGCCGATGCCGGTGGCTGGCAGAAATGGTTTTTCGTGGTGCTTGCGTTCGCCATCAGCGGATTGATGGCATGGATGCTGGCGCGCACGCCGCGCGGCGACTGGAGGCAGGCGCTGCCGTTGTCGCTGGTGATCGGCGGCGCGCTGGGCAACGTGGTGGACCGGTTCCTGCATGGCCACGTGGTGGATTTCATCCAGTGGCATGTGGGCGAGCACTACTGGCCAGCGTTCAACATCGCCGACAGCGCCGTGCTGGGCGGGGCGATCGGCATCGGCCTGTTCGGCCTGCTGGCCGGCAAGCCGGCGCGGAAGGAAGGATGA
- the ileS gene encoding isoleucine--tRNA ligase, translating to MRGDLPKREPETLARWEAEGLYAQIRDAAKGRPQFVLHDGPPYANGSIHLGHAVNKILKDIIVKSKTLAGFDAPYIPGWDCHGLPIEIAIEKKFGKVGVKLDATEFRQQCRDYANAQIDVQRRDFKRLGVLGDWENPYKTLDFRFEANEIRALAKVVENGHLLRGVKPVYWCFDCGSALAEAEIEYQDKLSPAVDVAYVARNSQAVSRAFGSELPEGVDVAVPIWTTTPWTLPASLAISLGAALEYVLVEGPAKADGSRRWLVLAADLAEKALARYGVEGVVLHGRAVGEKLEGMLFAHPFYAERDIPILLGDHVSAEDGTGAVHTAPGHGQEDFAVSQKYGLVDKYTAAQLNPVDGRGVYLPSTPPAGDVDLTSLHVWKANDALVEVLRGNGALLAFSKLNHSYPHCWRHKTPIAFRATPQWFISMDQAHLRRDALAAIDTVTWYPEWGQARIAGMIEGRPDWCVSRQRTWGVPIALFVHRETGDAHPRSVELMRAVADRVERAGIDDWYALDAAELLGDEARDYDKITDILDVWFDSGVTHECVLLERGLGKPADLYLEGSDQHRGWFQSSLLTGVAIDRAAPYRQCLTHGFTVDAHGRKMSKSLGNGIEPQDIMKTLGADILRLWIASTDYSNEMSLSQEILKRNADAYRRIRNTARFLLGNLHGFDPARDLCALDDMVALDRWIVHRAWQVQEEIAAAYTRYDFAAVVQALMNFCSVDLGSLYLDVTKDRLYTMREDSRGRRSAQSAMFRIAEGFVRWIAPILSFTADEMWGHLPGEHARNVLLATWYAGLAPLPEDAPLSATDFDGLLELREQVTRVLEPIRAAGQIGASLEAEIELRCGVADQNWLSPMADELRFLLISGDVRVVPDANAKGIEVLAQATTKPKCVRCWHHREDVGADASHPLLCLRCVGNIDGDGEARAWF from the coding sequence ATGCGCGGCGACTTGCCCAAGCGCGAGCCGGAAACACTGGCGCGCTGGGAAGCCGAAGGCCTGTACGCGCAGATCCGCGATGCGGCGAAGGGCCGCCCGCAGTTCGTGCTGCACGACGGTCCGCCGTATGCCAACGGCTCGATCCACCTCGGGCATGCCGTCAACAAGATCCTCAAGGACATCATCGTCAAGTCGAAGACGCTGGCCGGTTTCGATGCGCCCTACATCCCGGGCTGGGACTGCCACGGGTTGCCGATCGAAATCGCCATCGAGAAGAAATTCGGCAAGGTCGGCGTGAAGCTGGATGCGACCGAGTTCCGCCAGCAGTGCCGGGACTATGCCAATGCCCAGATCGACGTGCAGCGGCGCGATTTCAAACGGCTTGGCGTGTTGGGTGACTGGGAAAATCCGTACAAGACGCTGGACTTCCGTTTTGAAGCCAACGAAATCCGCGCGTTGGCCAAGGTGGTGGAAAACGGCCACCTGCTGCGCGGCGTGAAGCCGGTGTATTGGTGCTTCGACTGCGGCAGTGCGCTGGCCGAGGCCGAAATCGAATACCAGGACAAGCTCTCGCCCGCCGTCGATGTGGCCTACGTCGCGCGCAATTCGCAGGCGGTCAGCCGTGCATTCGGCAGCGAGTTGCCGGAAGGCGTTGACGTGGCGGTGCCGATCTGGACCACCACGCCGTGGACGCTGCCGGCGTCGCTGGCGATTTCGCTGGGAGCGGCACTGGAATATGTGCTGGTGGAAGGCCCGGCCAAGGCTGACGGCAGCCGTCGCTGGCTGGTGCTTGCGGCCGATCTGGCGGAGAAAGCGCTCGCGCGCTATGGCGTCGAGGGCGTCGTCCTCCATGGTCGTGCCGTTGGCGAGAAGCTGGAAGGCATGCTGTTCGCGCACCCGTTTTATGCCGAGCGCGATATTCCCATCCTGCTGGGCGACCACGTGTCCGCCGAAGACGGCACGGGTGCCGTGCATACGGCGCCCGGCCACGGTCAGGAAGACTTCGCGGTCAGCCAGAAATACGGGCTGGTCGACAAATACACGGCGGCGCAGTTGAACCCGGTGGATGGGCGCGGCGTGTACCTGCCATCCACGCCTCCTGCCGGTGATGTGGACTTGACCAGTCTGCACGTGTGGAAGGCCAATGATGCGTTGGTCGAGGTGCTGCGCGGCAACGGTGCGCTGCTGGCTTTCAGCAAGCTCAATCACAGTTATCCGCACTGCTGGCGGCACAAGACGCCGATCGCGTTCCGCGCCACCCCGCAGTGGTTCATCTCGATGGACCAGGCCCACCTGCGCCGCGACGCGCTGGCTGCCATCGATACCGTGACCTGGTACCCCGAATGGGGCCAGGCGCGCATCGCCGGGATGATCGAAGGTCGGCCGGATTGGTGCGTGAGCCGGCAGCGCACCTGGGGCGTTCCGATTGCCCTGTTCGTGCATCGCGAAACCGGTGACGCGCATCCGCGCAGCGTTGAATTGATGCGCGCGGTGGCCGACCGGGTGGAGCGGGCCGGCATCGACGACTGGTATGCGCTGGATGCCGCAGAGCTGCTGGGCGATGAAGCCAGGGACTACGACAAGATCACCGACATCCTCGATGTCTGGTTCGACTCCGGCGTGACCCACGAATGCGTGCTCTTGGAACGCGGGCTGGGCAAGCCGGCCGACCTGTATCTGGAGGGCTCGGACCAGCATCGCGGCTGGTTCCAGTCGTCGCTGTTGACCGGCGTGGCCATCGACAGGGCGGCGCCCTACCGGCAGTGCCTGACCCACGGGTTCACCGTCGATGCGCACGGGCGCAAGATGTCCAAGTCGCTGGGCAACGGCATCGAGCCGCAGGACATCATGAAGACGCTGGGCGCGGACATCCTGCGCCTGTGGATTGCCTCCACCGACTACAGCAACGAAATGTCGCTGTCGCAGGAAATCCTCAAGCGCAATGCCGACGCCTATCGGCGCATCCGCAACACCGCGCGCTTCCTGCTCGGCAACCTGCATGGCTTCGACCCCGCGCGCGACCTGTGCGCGCTCGACGACATGGTGGCGCTGGATCGCTGGATCGTGCATCGCGCCTGGCAGGTGCAGGAAGAGATCGCCGCGGCCTACACGCGCTACGACTTCGCCGCAGTAGTGCAGGCGCTGATGAACTTCTGCAGCGTGGACCTGGGTTCGCTGTACCTGGACGTGACCAAGGATCGGCTGTACACGATGCGCGAGGATTCGCGCGGGCGGCGCAGCGCGCAGAGCGCGATGTTCCGCATCGCCGAAGGCTTCGTGCGCTGGATCGCGCCGATCCTCAGTTTCACCGCCGATGAAATGTGGGGTCATCTGCCGGGCGAGCATGCACGCAACGTGCTGCTGGCGACATGGTATGCAGGGCTGGCGCCATTGCCGGAGGATGCGCCGCTGTCGGCCACGGATTTCGACGGGCTGCTGGAGCTGCGCGAGCAGGTGACCCGCGTGTTGGAACCGATTCGCGCGGCCGGGCAGATCGGTGCCTCGCTCGAAGCCGAGATCGAGCTGCGTTGCGGCGTGGCTGACCAGAACTGGCTTTCCCCGATGGCGGATGAGCTGCGCTTCCTGCTGATCAGCGGCGACGTGCGGGTGGTGCCGGATGCCAATGCCAAGGGCATCGAGGTGCTGGCGCAGGCCACCACCAAGCCGAAGTGCGTGCGCTGCTGGCACCATCGCGAAGACGTGGGCGCGGACGCATCGCACCCGCTGCTGTGCCTGCGCTGCGTGGGCAATATCGACGGCGACGGAGAAGCGCGGGCATGGTTCTGA
- a CDS encoding bifunctional riboflavin kinase/FAD synthetase, with translation MKLLFRDATGQALCPQGSVVCIGAFDGLHLGHRALVGRAVARARALGVPAVAVSFEPLPREFFAREGKPPRLMLPRAKVEGLRALGCDGVGLLRFDAKFAAMEATEFMRRVLVQRLSAREVWVGPQFRFGHARAGDLALMQTAGAALGFSAQSIEPVLLDGERVSSTRIRAALVAGDFAQAARLLGRPYAIGGHVVHGRQLGRSLGYPTANLRYRGKTPALRGIYATWVHGIAETPLPSVSSFGTRPTVNGVEPLLEAHLFDFDGDLYGRRIEVEFVAKLRDEEKFPDLPSLVAQMQRDDAWARALLNQHEPQRALA, from the coding sequence ATGAAGCTCCTGTTTCGCGACGCCACCGGGCAGGCACTGTGCCCGCAAGGCAGCGTGGTTTGCATCGGTGCCTTCGATGGCCTGCACCTGGGTCATCGCGCGCTGGTCGGCCGCGCTGTCGCGCGTGCGCGCGCCCTTGGCGTGCCTGCGGTCGCGGTGAGTTTCGAACCCTTGCCGCGCGAGTTCTTCGCCCGTGAAGGCAAGCCGCCCAGATTGATGCTGCCGCGCGCGAAAGTGGAAGGCCTGCGCGCGCTGGGATGCGATGGCGTTGGGTTGCTGCGCTTTGACGCGAAATTCGCGGCGATGGAGGCCACCGAGTTCATGCGCCGGGTGCTGGTGCAGCGCCTGTCCGCGCGAGAAGTCTGGGTGGGGCCGCAGTTCCGCTTCGGGCATGCGCGTGCCGGCGATCTTGCGCTGATGCAAACAGCGGGCGCCGCGCTGGGCTTTTCCGCGCAGTCCATCGAGCCGGTGTTGCTGGACGGCGAGCGCGTGTCCAGCACGCGCATCCGTGCCGCGCTGGTGGCCGGTGATTTCGCGCAGGCAGCGAGGCTGCTGGGTCGGCCCTACGCGATTGGCGGGCACGTGGTGCACGGCCGGCAACTGGGCCGCAGCCTGGGCTACCCCACCGCCAACCTGCGCTACCGCGGCAAGACGCCCGCGCTGCGCGGCATCTATGCCACCTGGGTACATGGCATCGCCGAGACGCCATTGCCGTCGGTGTCCAGCTTCGGAACCCGGCCCACGGTGAACGGCGTGGAGCCGCTGCTGGAGGCGCACCTGTTCGATTTCGATGGTGACCTGTACGGGCGCCGGATCGAGGTCGAGTTCGTCGCCAAGCTGCGCGACGAAGAAAAATTCCCCGACCTGCCTTCGCTGGTCGCGCAAATGCAGCGCGACGACGCATGGGCCAGGGCACTCCTCAATCAACACGAACCACAGCGAGCCCTGGCGTGA
- the murJ gene encoding murein biosynthesis integral membrane protein MurJ: protein MVRGVLSFGGMTMISRVFGLVRDQVFNTTFGTNWMTDAFWVAFRIPNFMRRLFAEGSFSTAFVPVFTEIKETRSHDALKALMARTAGTLGGVLLLVTALGMIFAPQLATAFTQADPAPGQNQLIIDLLRLTFPFLLFVSLTALAAGALNSYHRFGWPAFTPIILNLCMIAGALWGSKFTDPPIMAMGWAILAAGVLQLLFQLPQLAQLDLLALPRWGWRHPDIRRVMRLMVPTLLGSSVAQVNLLFDTFIAAMLVHGSQSWLSTADRFLEFPLGVFGIALGTVILPTLSRHHVNTDRAGFSKSLDWGLRTTLIIILPAMLGLMLLSLPLVATIFQYGKFTAEAARMTALSVFGLSFGLPAFALVKTVLPAFYARQDTRTPVRAGLVAMVANMAFNVGILALLYQLWVPEAARDGGVLATLARVPGLHFALGLASALSSYLNLALLWRWLRKADVFDLQPGWRRFLLRALLANAAMAMVVLAGLHLAPDFTVAGKWQRVGWLGALVGGGAVSYALAMLVLGFRPRDFREH, encoded by the coding sequence ATGGTGCGCGGGGTGCTGTCGTTCGGCGGCATGACGATGATCAGCCGGGTGTTCGGGCTGGTGCGCGACCAGGTGTTCAACACCACCTTCGGCACCAACTGGATGACCGATGCGTTCTGGGTCGCGTTCCGCATCCCGAACTTCATGCGTCGCCTGTTTGCGGAAGGCTCGTTTTCCACCGCCTTCGTGCCGGTATTCACCGAAATCAAGGAAACCCGCAGCCACGATGCGTTGAAGGCGCTGATGGCGCGTACCGCCGGGACCCTGGGCGGCGTGCTGCTCCTGGTCACCGCGCTGGGCATGATCTTCGCGCCGCAGCTGGCCACGGCGTTTACCCAGGCCGACCCCGCGCCCGGGCAGAACCAGCTGATCATCGATCTGTTGCGGTTGACGTTCCCGTTCCTGCTGTTCGTCTCGTTGACCGCGCTGGCGGCCGGCGCGCTCAACAGTTATCACCGGTTCGGCTGGCCGGCGTTCACCCCGATCATCCTCAACCTGTGCATGATCGCCGGCGCGCTGTGGGGCTCGAAATTCACCGATCCGCCGATCATGGCCATGGGCTGGGCGATCCTGGCCGCGGGTGTCCTGCAGCTCTTGTTCCAGCTGCCGCAGCTGGCCCAGCTTGACCTGCTGGCGCTGCCGCGCTGGGGTTGGCGGCACCCGGACATCCGCAGGGTGATGCGGCTGATGGTGCCCACCCTGCTGGGGTCGTCGGTGGCGCAAGTCAACCTGCTGTTCGACACCTTCATCGCCGCGATGCTGGTGCATGGCTCGCAAAGCTGGTTGTCCACCGCCGATCGGTTCCTGGAATTCCCGCTGGGCGTGTTCGGGATTGCGCTGGGAACGGTGATCCTGCCGACCCTGTCGCGCCACCACGTCAACACCGATCGCGCCGGGTTTTCGAAATCGCTGGACTGGGGGCTGCGCACCACGCTGATCATCATCCTGCCGGCGATGCTGGGCCTGATGCTGCTGTCGCTGCCGCTGGTCGCGACCATCTTCCAATACGGCAAATTCACCGCCGAAGCCGCGCGCATGACCGCGCTGTCGGTGTTTGGCCTGAGTTTCGGCTTGCCCGCCTTTGCCCTGGTGAAAACCGTGTTGCCCGCGTTTTATGCGCGGCAGGACACGCGCACGCCGGTGCGCGCCGGGCTGGTGGCCATGGTGGCCAACATGGCGTTCAACGTCGGCATCCTTGCCCTGCTGTATCAGCTGTGGGTGCCGGAGGCGGCGCGGGATGGCGGAGTACTGGCGACCCTGGCGCGGGTGCCGGGCCTGCATTTCGCGCTGGGCCTGGCGTCCGCACTGTCCAGCTATCTCAACCTGGCCCTGCTCTGGCGCTGGCTGCGCAAGGCCGATGTATTCGACCTGCAGCCGGGCTGGAGGCGCTTCCTGTTGCGTGCGCTGCTGGCCAATGCGGCGATGGCGATGGTGGTGCTGGCGGGGCTGCACCTGGCGCCCGACTTCACCGTGGCCGGGAAATGGCAGCGGGTGGGTTGGTTGGGCGCGCTGGTGGGCGGCGGGGCAGTGAGCTATGCGCTGGCGATGCTGGTGCTGGGCTTCCGCCCACGCGATTTCCGCGAGCACTGA
- the rpsT gene encoding 30S ribosomal protein S20: MANIKSAKKRAKQTVVRNERNVAQRSQLRTAVKKVIKAIDANDSAAARDAFTIAQPLLDRFAARGLIHKNKAARHKARLTARIKALAA; this comes from the coding sequence GTGGCCAATATCAAGTCCGCCAAGAAGCGCGCCAAGCAGACCGTCGTGCGCAACGAACGCAACGTCGCCCAGCGCTCGCAGCTGCGCACCGCCGTCAAGAAAGTGATCAAGGCGATCGACGCCAATGATTCCGCCGCTGCCCGCGACGCGTTCACCATCGCCCAGCCGCTGCTGGATCGTTTCGCTGCGCGCGGCCTGATCCACAAGAACAAGGCCGCCCGTCACAAGGCTCGCCTGACTGCGCGAATCAAGGCGCTGGCTGCCTGA
- the obgE gene encoding GTPase ObgE: protein MKLVDEAEISVTAGNGGNGCIGFRREKYIPLGGPDGGDGGDGGDVWLQADENLNTLVDFRHQTRFKAQRGENGMGRQMYGKAGADTVITVPVGTVIHNVETDEIIGDLAEHGQRLLVAKGGKGGLGNMHFKSSINRTPRQATPGSEGEERVLRLELKLLADVGLLGFPNAGKSTFIRAVSAATPKVADYPFTTLYPNLGVVSVEPGRSFVIADIPGLIEGAADGAGLGSLFLRHVQRTRLLLHLVDIAPMELEGQVAPSPVEQVRAIEHELRKYDPAMLEKPRWLVLNKADLMFEDEARVAAAGIVAELGWTQPWYLVSALGREGTWPIMLEVQAFFDQLRQEALEAQAQADV, encoded by the coding sequence ATGAAACTCGTTGACGAAGCGGAAATCTCGGTCACTGCCGGCAATGGCGGCAACGGATGCATTGGCTTCCGGCGCGAGAAGTACATCCCGTTGGGTGGGCCCGACGGTGGCGACGGCGGCGATGGCGGCGACGTCTGGCTGCAGGCCGACGAAAACCTCAACACGCTGGTGGATTTCCGCCACCAGACCCGCTTCAAGGCCCAGCGCGGCGAGAACGGCATGGGTCGGCAGATGTACGGGAAGGCGGGCGCTGACACGGTGATTACCGTCCCGGTGGGCACCGTGATCCACAACGTCGAGACCGACGAGATCATCGGCGATCTGGCCGAGCACGGGCAGCGCTTGCTGGTGGCCAAGGGTGGCAAGGGCGGGCTCGGCAACATGCATTTCAAGAGCTCGATCAACCGCACCCCGCGCCAGGCCACCCCGGGCAGCGAGGGTGAGGAGCGGGTGCTGCGATTGGAGCTCAAGCTGTTGGCCGACGTCGGCCTGCTGGGGTTTCCCAATGCCGGCAAATCCACCTTCATCCGCGCGGTGTCGGCGGCAACGCCGAAGGTGGCCGACTATCCGTTCACGACCCTGTATCCCAATCTTGGCGTGGTCAGCGTGGAGCCGGGCCGCAGTTTCGTGATCGCCGACATCCCCGGCTTGATCGAGGGCGCGGCCGATGGCGCCGGCTTGGGCAGCCTGTTCCTGCGCCACGTGCAGCGCACGCGCTTGCTGTTGCATCTGGTGGATATCGCGCCGATGGAACTGGAAGGGCAGGTGGCGCCTTCGCCGGTCGAGCAGGTTCGCGCGATCGAGCACGAATTGCGCAAATACGACCCGGCGATGCTGGAGAAACCACGCTGGCTGGTGCTGAACAAGGCCGACCTGATGTTCGAGGACGAAGCGCGCGTGGCGGCTGCAGGCATCGTGGCCGAGCTTGGCTGGACGCAACCGTGGTACCTGGTCTCCGCGCTCGGTCGCGAAGGGACTTGGCCGATCATGCTGGAAGTGCAGGCGTTCTTCGACCAGTTGCGGCAGGAGGCACTGGAGGCGCAGGCGCAGGCAGATGTCTGA